AGGAAGCAGATCCCGCCCGAGTAGAGCGTCCACGAGGGGGTCCAGATCCGCTTGACGACCGGGCAGAGGCCGGCGGCCCCGAGGCCCCAGCCGACGGCCGCGGCGACGACCCCGGCGGCGGCCAGCAGGCCGATCTTCGACCAGGGCGTGCGCCGCTCCTTGAGGACCCCGCCGGCGAGGAGGCCCAGGATCATGGTGGCGAGCGTCGGGATGAAGCTGATCGTCGCGTAGCCGCCGCCGTTGTAGAGGAACGGCTTCTCCCGGGGGAAGAGGTTCAGGAACCAGGTGTCGAAGGCCCAGGCCGGGTTGCTGTTCTTGTTCCAGTGGGCCTGGAACCCGTTCATGAGGTGCGGCCAGTCGGCCCGCACGCCGTGGGCGACGTAGTCGAACCCCTCGCCGGGCGTGGGATAGGCCGCGAACAGCAGCCAGTAGCCCACGAGCAAGGCCGTCAGGGCGATCCCCTGCACCTTCCGCGACTGCCACCCCAGCAGGAACAGGAGCGGATATCCCAGGCCGATCTGCGAGAGCGTGTCCTCGAACGTCCAGTAGGTCTGGGGCCGGCCGACCGAGCGCAGGAAGACGCCGAGCAGGATCAGGACGAGGGCCCGCCAGAGGGCGTGGGCCGTCATCAGGCCCTTCGACTGGCCCTTGGCCATCCGCGAGGCGATCGAGAACGGCAGGGCGACGCCGACCAGGAACGAGAACGAGGGCTGGATCATGTCGTGGGCGACGCAGCCGATCCACTCGACGTGGTCCTGCTGGTCGGCGAGGAACCGCCAGACGTCGCTCCCCGGGAAGTTCCGGGCCATCGCCCCGAAGCGGAGCACCTCGGCCATCATCAGGAACATCACCAGCCCGCGATAGGCGTCGATCGAGTCCAGCCGGGCCGTCGGCTCGACCGCCGGGACGGGGGCGATCTCGGGCAGGGCGTCGGCGGCCTCGGGCTCGACGGGGGGCGTGTCGGTGCTCATCGTGGAGTCTCGGGCGTGGGCTTCGGTCGGGCGGCGGGCACGTCCGTGTCACGATACCGCGTCCCCGCGCCCGTTGCGAGCGCGGCGAACCCTCGGGAATTCCGCCCTCGGTTGAAAGCGCCGGCCGCCTTCGGGGCACTATTCCGCGTCTCAACGATCCAGGAGGGCAGAGATGGCCGGATGGAATCGCGAAGGGCTGGTCCGCTCGATCCAGACCCTGTACGAAGCGGGCACCCTGAGCGGGCTGGACGACGCGGAGCTGCTGGGGCGGTTCCTCGACCGGGGCGACGGGGCCCAGGCGGCCTTCGAGGCGATCCTGGCGCGGCACGCGGCGATGGTCCACGACGTCTGCCGGGCCGTCGCCGGCTCGGACGCCGACGCCGAGGACGCGTTCCAGGCGACGTTCCTGGTCCTGGCCTGCCGGGCGGCGAGCGTCCGGCGTCGGGGCTCGCTGGCGTCCTGGCTGTTCGGCGTCGCCCGCCGCGTGGCCGTGAGGGCCCGGGCGAACGCGGCCCGTCGCCGGGCCCACGAGTCCCGCGCCAGAGAGGCGGCCCCCACCGCCTACGATCCGACTGAGCCGGACGACGCCGTGACGATGTTGATCGAGGAGGTCGACCGCCTCCCCGCTCGGTATCGCGACCCGATCGTCCTGTGCCACCTCCAGGGCCTCACCTACGAGGCCGCCGCCCGCCGTCTGGGCTGTCCGCTGGGGACGCTCAGCATTCGCCTGAAGCGGGCGAAGCTTCGGCTGCGGGATCGTCTCGAACGCCGAGGCTTCGACCCGGCCCTGGGCTCGGTCACGCTTCCCGGCGCGGCCGTCCCGGGAGCCCTCGCCACCGAGACGGCCCGCATTGCGTGCCTCGTCGCGCCGGCCCTCGGGGCCGGAGTCCCTGCATCCGTCCTGTCCTTGAGCCGAGGAGCCTTGCGGACCATGCGGACCCAGAAACTCGTCGTCGCGTCGGCCGCCTTCCTCGTCCTGGCCGGCGGCATGTGGGCCTGGAAACCGACTGCGGCCGGCGAGGGGCCGGACCCGACTCAGGAA
The DNA window shown above is from Paludisphaera mucosa and carries:
- a CDS encoding acyltransferase family protein; this encodes MSTDTPPVEPEAADALPEIAPVPAVEPTARLDSIDAYRGLVMFLMMAEVLRFGAMARNFPGSDVWRFLADQQDHVEWIGCVAHDMIQPSFSFLVGVALPFSIASRMAKGQSKGLMTAHALWRALVLILLGVFLRSVGRPQTYWTFEDTLSQIGLGYPLLFLLGWQSRKVQGIALTALLVGYWLLFAAYPTPGEGFDYVAHGVRADWPHLMNGFQAHWNKNSNPAWAFDTWFLNLFPREKPFLYNGGGYATISFIPTLATMILGLLAGGVLKERRTPWSKIGLLAAAGVVAAAVGWGLGAAGLCPVVKRIWTPSWTLYSGGICFLLLAGFYFVMDVLGWKAWAFPLRVIGMNSIAAYCLAHLVEDFLVAGFHTHLGPDVFKVFGAPYEPFVQGVATLLALWLILLWMYRRRLFLRV